The Raoultibacter phocaeensis genome contains a region encoding:
- a CDS encoding DUF488 family protein, N3 subclade, translating to MEVRTISAYEITAEDFFNDLIAWKVDALIDTRRKNTNQLAGFTKKADLEYFVPTIVHADYVHDLLFAPEPMTLEKYLKGAIGWDEYAASYRADIEKRGSIDHFFDVYGDRASVCLLGTATHKRRSHVEVLKTMIDERL from the coding sequence ATGGAAGTAAGAACCATCAGTGCATATGAAATCACAGCAGAGGATTTCTTCAACGACCTCATCGCATGGAAGGTCGATGCGCTCATCGACACGCGGCGCAAGAACACCAACCAGCTTGCGGGATTCACGAAGAAGGCTGACCTCGAGTACTTCGTACCCACCATCGTGCATGCCGACTACGTCCACGACCTGCTGTTCGCGCCCGAGCCGATGACCCTTGAGAAGTATCTCAAAGGCGCGATAGGCTGGGACGAGTATGCAGCGAGCTACCGCGCCGATATCGAGAAGCGGGGCTCGATCGACCACTTTTTCGACGTCTACGGCGACCGTGCAAGCGTCTGTTTGCTCGGCACTGCCACACACAAGCGCCGCAGCCACGTCGAGGTGCTCAAAACGATGATCGACGAGCGTCTGTAG
- a CDS encoding hydrogenase maturation protease, with the protein MSGAEDTPKRSAAGVSGDESAARRPSASDVGGRSVSGAEASSSKRIAVFCVGNKLMLDEGIGPAVYDELVAAYDMPDEVTLFDVGCMGLDMLPHVRDYDYLITVDAVDGTGAEPGTIFEFEPADMARHTGAMQSLHDLKLVDLFDAAALMGYEAEGRCFGMQVENMNPLDLTIGLTPPVYEALPRLVDTVLADLTRAGAAVRVKATGETVGPTWRHVMEPEPTEGCA; encoded by the coding sequence GTGAGCGGTGCCGAGGATACGCCCAAGCGCTCGGCTGCGGGCGTGAGCGGCGATGAGTCAGCTGCGCGTCGTCCTTCAGCGTCCGACGTTGGCGGTCGTAGCGTGAGCGGTGCCGAAGCTTCGAGTTCAAAGCGCATTGCGGTCTTCTGCGTGGGAAACAAGCTCATGCTCGACGAGGGCATCGGGCCTGCGGTATACGACGAGCTCGTTGCCGCCTACGACATGCCCGACGAGGTGACGTTGTTCGATGTGGGATGCATGGGTCTCGATATGCTGCCGCACGTGCGCGATTACGATTATCTGATCACCGTCGATGCGGTCGACGGCACAGGTGCCGAGCCAGGCACCATCTTCGAGTTCGAGCCCGCCGACATGGCGCGCCATACCGGTGCCATGCAATCGCTTCACGATTTGAAGCTCGTCGACCTGTTCGATGCGGCGGCACTCATGGGTTATGAGGCCGAGGGTCGCTGCTTCGGCATGCAGGTTGAGAACATGAATCCGCTCGACCTCACGATCGGGCTCACTCCGCCGGTATACGAGGCGCTGCCCCGGCTCGTCGACACCGTGCTCGCCGACCTCACGAGGGCAGGCGCCGCTGTCCGGGTCAAGGCAACGGGCGAAACGGTCGGCCCTACATGGCGCCACGTCATGGAACCCGAGCCCACGGAAGGCTGCGCGTAG
- a CDS encoding viscotoxin-A3, with product MAELTDEQIAREEKFLEGIPRVNIGALFLPPIWGPAHGIWATILWYPIWLFADNAFYAAFTERTVLSIVIALIIFVTLTAGTVAFALVGQPLAAHRAAGRGVSKEDYLKRERIWAIVCVIVGLAMIAAATYYNLVIRPTLAVVA from the coding sequence ATGGCTGAGCTGACTGACGAGCAGATTGCACGGGAAGAGAAATTCCTCGAAGGCATACCGCGGGTGAACATCGGAGCGCTGTTCTTGCCGCCGATCTGGGGCCCTGCCCACGGTATCTGGGCGACGATTCTCTGGTATCCCATCTGGCTGTTCGCCGATAACGCGTTTTACGCCGCCTTTACCGAGCGCACCGTGCTCTCGATCGTGATCGCGCTTATCATCTTCGTCACGTTGACGGCGGGAACGGTGGCGTTCGCTCTCGTCGGTCAGCCGCTTGCGGCCCATCGGGCGGCAGGTCGCGGGGTTTCGAAGGAAGATTACCTCAAGCGCGAGCGAATCTGGGCGATTGTGTGCGTCATCGTCGGTCTTGCGATGATCGCCGCGGCTACCTATTACAACCTGGTCATTCGTCCGACGCTGGCGGTCGTAGCGTGA
- a CDS encoding NADPH-dependent FMN reductase translates to MKILAIVGSLRKESYNRKLAEAARSVLAENHPDVEFEILDWADVPLMNQDIEYPAPEPVARVRGKVDSADGVWLFSPEYNHFFPGTLKNLLDWLSRPMSETQGQVLAGKPIALAGTTPGMSGTTHAQDHLVTMLSFLQADIMNAPRLAIPHIGQQMGRGELSLASSAPYLEKQAAAFVEFIGKRQAF, encoded by the coding sequence ATGAAGATACTCGCCATCGTCGGATCGCTGCGAAAAGAAAGCTACAACCGAAAGCTCGCCGAGGCAGCGCGATCGGTTCTAGCCGAAAACCACCCCGACGTCGAATTTGAGATTCTCGATTGGGCCGATGTGCCGCTCATGAACCAAGATATCGAATACCCTGCTCCCGAGCCGGTTGCACGAGTTCGCGGGAAAGTAGACAGCGCCGACGGCGTATGGCTGTTCAGCCCCGAATACAACCACTTTTTCCCCGGCACGCTCAAGAACCTTCTCGACTGGCTCTCGCGCCCGATGAGCGAAACCCAAGGGCAGGTGCTCGCCGGCAAACCCATCGCGCTCGCCGGCACGACGCCCGGCATGAGCGGCACTACCCACGCGCAAGACCATCTCGTCACGATGCTCTCGTTCCTGCAGGCCGACATCATGAACGCACCGCGCCTTGCCATCCCCCATATCGGACAGCAGATGGGACGCGGCGAGCTCTCGCTTGCAAGCTCCGCACCTTATCTCGAAAAGCAGGCGGCGGCCTTCGTCGAGTTCATCGGGAAGCGGCAAGCTTTCTAG
- a CDS encoding DMT family transporter, whose protein sequence is MAVSSEVRGHAFALVTILIWGTTFVSTKVLLTEFQPVEILFYRFLIGFIALFALRPRHIKLTLKQEVLCAGAGLTGVTLYFLLENIALVHTTASNVGVIVAVAPFFTAIVSFFAARDERLRPGFFVGFAIAMAGILLMSSQGLAGGTLGDVLAVGAAAVWAVYSVITKKIGTFGYDSIQMTKRTFFWGLLFMLPALGASGFEFGFERFADPLMSANMAFLGLGASATCFVTWNLAIRTLGAVKTSAYIYLVPVITVAASVAILHEPLTALIACGVILTCAGLVISEWGKGSASAAARKGTGRESARQGTVGR, encoded by the coding sequence ATGGCAGTGTCCTCTGAGGTGCGGGGGCATGCGTTCGCCCTCGTCACCATACTCATCTGGGGAACGACGTTCGTGTCGACGAAGGTGCTTCTGACCGAGTTCCAGCCGGTCGAGATTCTCTTCTACCGTTTCCTCATCGGCTTCATCGCGCTGTTTGCGCTGAGGCCGCGGCACATCAAGCTCACGCTCAAGCAGGAGGTGCTGTGCGCTGGTGCGGGACTCACGGGCGTGACGCTGTACTTTCTGCTCGAGAACATCGCGCTGGTGCATACGACGGCGTCGAACGTGGGCGTGATCGTTGCGGTGGCTCCGTTCTTCACGGCGATCGTCTCGTTTTTCGCAGCCCGCGACGAGCGGCTGCGTCCAGGTTTCTTCGTGGGTTTCGCCATCGCGATGGCGGGAATCCTTCTCATGAGCTCGCAAGGCCTTGCGGGCGGTACGCTCGGGGATGTGCTCGCGGTGGGAGCTGCGGCAGTATGGGCGGTGTACTCCGTAATCACGAAGAAGATCGGCACATTCGGCTACGATAGCATCCAGATGACGAAGCGCACGTTTTTCTGGGGGCTGCTGTTCATGCTGCCCGCGCTCGGCGCAAGCGGATTCGAGTTCGGCTTCGAGCGGTTCGCCGATCCGCTCATGTCGGCCAACATGGCTTTTCTCGGACTCGGGGCATCGGCGACGTGCTTCGTCACGTGGAACCTCGCGATCAGGACGCTCGGCGCGGTTAAGACGAGCGCTTATATCTACCTCGTACCCGTCATCACCGTGGCGGCTTCTGTTGCGATTTTGCACGAGCCGCTGACCGCGCTCATTGCCTGCGGCGTTATTCTCACCTGTGCAGGACTCGTTATCTCAGAGTGGGGGAAGGGAAGTGCGAGCGCGGCGGCGCGCAAGGGAACGGGACGTGAGAGCGCGAGGCAGGGTACGGTTGGGCGCTAG